The Phalacrocorax carbo chromosome W unlocalized genomic scaffold, bPhaCar2.1 SUPER_W_unloc_9, whole genome shotgun sequence genomic interval GTGTTCTTGGTCCTCTTTTCTCCACTCTGAGCAGATGCTTCCCCAGGAACCTTGGTCCCTCTCTTTGCATCATAGCAGGAATGCAAAACTGGAGCCGCCTCCAGTGCACAGCAGTCAGACACATCCACATCTTTTTGCAGAATGTTTTTTCAGTATGTGGTAAATGAGGTTATCATCCAAAAAGGACAGGTCATCATCAAAGGCTGTGGGTCTGCAACAAGCTTGCCTTACTTTGTCAGTGactagctttttctttctggctaaattttttaaaattttgtcatACGTGGTCTCGGCTGCATCACAAGATCCACTGCAATACCGGAAAATTAGCTCTTCTTTGGTTTCATATCCCAAATCCAAGTCAGTcacatttaaatgtatttctgttaaGACACATCCTCGATTTTTGCCCTTTTgattcttccttccctttttgctGGAATTCTCTATGTTTGTGGGCGCATTTTGCTGGTTCCTCTCCCGCCTAGAAAAAATCGGAGTCTGTTTATCCGGCGACCTCCTCAGTCTTTTAATGGTGGCTTGAATAAAGTCCACTACCTCATCAAACTGATCTGGATAATCCTCTGGCATATTAGCTGTTTGGAAAATAGAGAAAAGACTTTGTCACACGTCAGTTGTCGTTAATGGAAGTTTATCCATTCGTGGCTCAAAAATGTTAGACACATGCAAGCTGCCCCAGCCATTACTTCAGAGTGCACCCAGGACCCTCAGAAATCAGGGAGAATTTGGAATGATTTAGATCATCATGGAAACTCATTTGGgtaaaaagaaatgagatatGTATGTATCTCTGTAGGTGTCTGCTGATGCTTGGCAGCACTCTGGCACATCTTTCAATATTGAATAAGCCCTGTCAAaatcaagggaaagaaaagcatgtcATGATATAAATATCAGTTAATGGGTGTATGAAGCTACTGTAGAGAGGTTATACAGGCTCTTCCCAGCAAAGCGGCAAAAGGATGAGGtttctttaaagcaattttGTGATTATAATTGTTAATTGTTGTCTTCACACCAGCAGTGGTTAGTATTGCCAAAGCTACCTATTGATAAGGTTTTTGGGCAGGACAGAAGGAGGAATTTCCTGGGGTGCCAGGCTGAGCTGTTACTCCTGGCTGaattcctgctttttaaaatgcttttagggGATAATTATTATCagagcttttgaaaaatttctCATGGAATTATTTCATATCACAAGACACTGATTAGACTGAGTATAAATAGGTCAGAATAGAAGTATTATGTTAATTTTCCAGGGAAATGttattaatgcattttctttttatgaaattatctatttcatttttcattttatatctaCTCTACCAGAGATAAATTAATCAAGTAAATTAAATGTTGAAGTCAATTAAATGTTTTGATACTAGCAGAATGAACCACTTCAAGGAGAGTGAAATTGAACGTGTTCTTCTGAAACATTCTgagatttcagcttttcatcaTGATTTGgaataaaatcacattttgagCTCTTTAAACTTCCCATGGACTAAATCCCTCAATATGTGATCTGCTTTAGCGAATACAGTGATTTAATGGAGGTTCAGGCTGTCATGAGCCCATGTGTGGGTGCCCTTATGTTATATTATTGATTGTCTCTTAAACACTTAAACAACGTTGCAgtattgagatttttttctcagtcgTTGTGCCAAAAATCGAGTCTTTAAGGATTCACTTCCTTTGCATGAAGACCTAAGAGGATGCTTCTTTCTGTACTTAACTCCTAAGTGCCCACCCACATAACAGACCAGTGTCATGCACCTGGCCCTGCATGTAAGGGGGCTCCAACTCCAGAAGGGCCCCTAAGAATGTCCCAGGAACTGCAAACATTGGGAAAGGTGATACTTGACACAGTGCACCTGGCTGGGTACCTCCACTGAGCCACGAAGGCTCTCACTTGGTCAAGTGCTAAGATAGGAACAGCTCCTTAGGCAAAGGCTCAGCGCCACATTTCCCTAATAAGCATTATAACAGACAGGAGCCCTGATGGGAGACCAGGCAGCAAATGTACCCAGCCCACATGTGGTGGCACGGACTCTCTTAACAGGAGAGAAGACGACACAAGGCTGCCTCCCATTGCCTAGCAAAGGTGCACCTTTATATCCTTGACAGAAGCACCAAATATGCAggagatgggggcagcagcatGTTAATTCTGTTAGTGCAAAAACCTGCTGAAATACAGTGCATCTGCACTTAAGGAGGAATATGGACCCCACTCCAAAGCAGCCACATCCTAGAAGCCCCCTTCCATGATAAAATAGGGATGGATCAGAAATATATGGTTTTTCATGGACAGCTCCAGCTAAATAGTGCAGACTGGTAAAAGGGTCTGCAGGCAACCTTGTACCTTCACATAATGAGGG includes:
- the LOC104046411 gene encoding glial cell line-derived neurotrophic factor gives rise to the protein MKLWDFVAVCMVLLNTVSTSPLPISKMPPKGPPSVVEGPEDDLSPISLLRPYAVHSDSNMPEDYPDQFDEVVDFIQATIKRLRRSPDKQTPIFSRRERNQQNAPTNIENSSKKGRKNQKGKNRGCVLTEIHLNVTDLDLGYETKEELIFRYCSGSCDAAETTYDKILKNLARKKKLVTDKVRQACCRPTAFDDDLSFLDDNLIYHILKKHSAKRCGCV